A section of the Oncorhynchus gorbuscha isolate QuinsamMale2020 ecotype Even-year linkage group LG06, OgorEven_v1.0, whole genome shotgun sequence genome encodes:
- the slc25a16 gene encoding graves disease carrier protein, whose protein sequence is MATEAAVSTSGRPAIPNHSQGDYHFVRSFVAGGVAGCCAKSTIAPLDRVKILLQAHSPHYKDLGVVATLRAVPKKEGYLGLYKGNGAMMVRIFPYGAIQFMAFDKYKKILSKQLGISGHIHRLMAGSMAGMTAVICTYPLDVIRARLAYQVKGHHRYTGIGNAFQTIYLKEGGIPGFYKGLIPTLIGMAPYAGFSFFTFGTLKSLGLAHFPELLGRPSSDNPEVMVLKTHVNLLCGGVAGAIAQTISYPLDVARRRMQLGVVLPDSDKCLTLTKTLKYVYSQYGMKKGLYRGLSLNYIRCVPSQAVAFTTYEFMKQTLHLN, encoded by the exons GTGTAGCTGGATGCTGTGCCAAGTCCACCATCGCTCCCCTGGACAGAGTAAAGATCCTACTGCAAGCCCATAGCCCCCACTACAAAGATCTGG gaGTGGTAGCCACTCTCCGTGCTGTGCCAAAGAAGGAGGGTTACCTGGGGCTGTATAAAGGCAATGGGGCTATGATGGTCAGGATATTCCCCTACGGAGCCATCCAGTTCATGGCCTTCGACAAATACAAGAAGATCCTCAGTAAACAGCTGGGCATTTCTGGACACATCCACAGGCTAATGGCCGGTTCTATGGCAG GGATGACAGCAGTGATATGTACGTACCCTCTGGATGTGATAAGAGCCCGTCTGGCATATCAGGTGAAAGGACACCATCGCTACACAGGCATCGGAAATGCCTTTCAGACGATATACCTAAAG GAAGGAGGCATCCCTGGCTTCTACAAAGGTCTCATCCCAACCCTTATAGGCATGGCTCCATATGCAG GGTTCTCGTTCTTTACCTTCGGCACGCTGAAGAGTCTAGGTCTGGCCCACTTCCCAGAGCTACTGGGGCGACCGTCCTCAGACAACCCAGAGGTGATGGTGCTGAAGACCCATGTCAATCTGCTCTGTGGAGGGGTGGCTGGAGCTATCGCACAGACCATTTC CTATCCTCTAGATGTTGCCAGGAGAAGGATGCAGTTAGGAGTGGTACTTCCTGATTCTGACAAATGTCT TACCCTGACCAAGACTCTGAAGTATGTGTACAGTCAGTATGGGATGAAGAAGGGTCTGTACAGAGGGCTGTCTCTCAACTACATCCGCTGTGTGCCCTCTCAGGCTGTGGCCTTCACCACCTATGAGTTCATGAAGCAAACCCTCCACCTCAACtag